The Montipora capricornis isolate CH-2021 chromosome 6, ASM3666992v2, whole genome shotgun sequence genome has a window encoding:
- the LOC138050565 gene encoding uncharacterized protein → MTQQWLEGNLTSINKSLCPAISYWVPLTAINGAPASPISVHKALLNCGLDVTATQVQFQDGNESPAMAELYKVFKDHPFMRDLVRSSYKHSYRDEARKLIGEDCLCTQELDDCGSEKVVRVTLINQTFHASLLKAIERLTAAKLQLDKFGFESNTATSQASTSQPLCNDEKMLSNKLAILVNGIAIAMGKLGYATYRGKIYTTEALAERKGICTALGLLSKKKQYLVTNVWERLPVITSEKDTAPEQGVGQDLQDENEDEDEEAIFITPVPSTWADCSRKRKRHSNSQGASNAPFRTNAITKYFNKKKSVSQ, encoded by the exons ATGACGCAACAGTGGCTCGAAGGAAACTTGACAAGTATAAACAAATCACTGTGCCCCGCAATCTCATACTGGGTTCCGTTGACTGCAATAAATGGCGCCCCTGCCAGCCCAATTTCGGTTCACAAGGCCCTGCTAAATTGCGGACTGGATGTCACAGCAACCCAG GTGCAGTTCCAGGATGGAAACGAATCTCCAGCCATGGCAGAACTTTACAAAGTGTTCAAAGATCATCCTTTCATGCGAGACCTTGTGAGATCATCTTACAAACACTCCTACAGAGACGAGGCCAGGAAGCTGATCGGTGAGGATTGCTTATGCACCCAGGAGTTAGATGATTGTGGCAGTGAAAAAGTTGTGCGAGTGACCCTGATTAATCAGACGTTTCACGCGTCCTTACTGAAAGCAATCGAACGTCTGACCGCGGCAAAGCTACAACTGGACAAATTTGGCTTCGAGTCCAACACGGCGACCTCGCAAGCGTCCACCAGCCAGCCACTGTGCAACGACGAAAAGATGCTGTCAAATAAACTCGCGATCCTGGTTAACGGTATAGCAATCGCCATGGGAAAACTTGGCTATGCTACCTACAGAGGAAAAATCTACACCACCGAGGCCTTGGCCGAGCGAAAGGGGATATGCACAGCACTCGGCCTCTTAAGCAAGAAAAAGCAATACCTTGTCACGAATGTCTGGGAAAGGTTGCCGGTCATCACTTCTGAGAAAGACACAGCTCCCGAGCAAGGTGTTGGCCAAGATCTCCAAGACGAGAACGAAGACGAGGATGAGGAAGCCATATTCATAACTCCCGTCCCCAGTACTTGGGCAGATTGCAGCAGGAAACGGAAGAGACACTCAAACAGTCAGGGTGCGAGCAATGCCCCGTTTAGGACAAACGCGATAACAAAGTActttaataaaaagaaaagcgtTAGTCAATAA
- the LOC138050566 gene encoding uncharacterized protein, whose translation MFKASLSGDGDVVDLSEVLEGLKISKKQFQEMCIAAGCDYLKNIRGVGIARAFQLATTGGDILEALVQRGADETYQANFHKAMAVFHYQTVFDVNSCSTVPLEKWDIDPSMDVQYLCGYNLDYTFAKELAAGNVNTKNLEKVNSFPVFTKVAKRNESGGQLASSTEPTTNADTQNKHLEIIHVERHSTICWKIPCFPVLAMEFTKLHYKQGTETKDGFVQKTMASELKQGEYLCTSHCEIEIERKSYTVLWEIKPEDRAVTFLPNPQSAANDYLSDEECNEDVESDESEETREAWVPTSHCLPFKVLGTCYTSERQKALEESYEYLYEHNIVKLYL comes from the exons ATGTTCAAGGCCTCCCTAAGCGGTGATGGGGATGTTGTTGACCTCTCTGAAGTTTTAGAAGGGCTCAAGATTAGCAAGAAACAGTTCCAGGAAATGTGCATTGCTGCTGGGTGCGACTACTTAAAAAATATTAGAGGTGTTGGCATTGCTCGTGCATTCCAGTTGGCTACGACAGGAGGTGATATACTGGAGGCACTAGTCCAAAGGGGAGCTGATGAAACTTATCAGGCAAACTTCCACAAAGCCATGGCAGTTTTTCATTATCAGACGGTGTTTGATGTGAACTCATGTTCTACTGTCCCTCTTGAGAAATGGGACATTGACCCATCCATGGATGTTCAGTACCTGTGTGGATA TAATCTGGATTACACCTTTGCAAAGGAACTTGCTGCTGGCAATGTTAACACGAAGAATTTGGAAAAGGTCAACAGCTTCCCTGTGTTTACAAAG GTTGCAAAGAGAAATGAATCAGGTGGTCAATTGGCATCTTCAACTGAGCCTACAACCAATG CGGACACTCAAAATAAGCACTTAGAAATCATCCATGTGGAGAGACATTCCACGATTTGCTGGAAAATTCCCTGCTTTCCTGTCCTTGCAATGGAATTTACCAAACTTCATTACAAGCAAGGCACAGAAACCAAAGATGGTTTTGTGCAGAAGACAATGGCTTCTGAACTCAAACAAGGAGAATACTTGTGTACCTCCCACTGTGAGATTGAAATTGAACGGAAGAGCTACACAGTGTTGTGGGAGATAAAACCTGAAGACAGAGCAGTTACTTTCCTACCCAACCCACAATCAGCAGCAAATGATTACCTTTCTGATGAGGAATGCAACGAAGACGTTGAATCTGATGAATCCGAGGAGACACGTGAAGCATGGGTTCCCACCAGCCATTGCTTGCCCTTTAAAGTGCTGGGAACATGCTATACATCAGAGAGGCAAAAGGCACTCGAAGAGTCATATGAGTACTTATATGAACACAACATTGTGAAACTGTATTTGTGA